A portion of the Oxynema aestuarii AP17 genome contains these proteins:
- a CDS encoding Glu/Leu/Phe/Val family dehydrogenase: MHDSLFADASTRLERAMKYVSISEDALEYLKYPKASLSVSIPVRMDNGSLKIFPGYRVRYDDTRGPGKGGIRYHPNVTLDEVTSLAFWMTFKCAVLNLPFGGAKGGVAVNPKSLSKLELERLSRGYIDAIADFIGPDVDIPAPDVYTNPTIMGWMMDQYNIIRRSLNPAAITGKPVTLGGSLGRNTATGTGAFFAIETLMQKFDRLPAETTVAVQGFGNAGSVVADLLSKAGYKVVAVSDSKGGIYAKQGLDIPSIRQYKESNRSIQAVYCEGTVCNIVEHVVITNEELLALDVDILIPAALENQITQENVKDIKAKYIFEVANGPISSDADLVLEERGIYVIPDILVNAGGVTVSYFEWVQNRNGLYWSLNEVNQRLKQKIVEETERIWEISQEFAISMRTAAYVHGLNRLGEALSAKGTRDYYNSQH, encoded by the coding sequence ATGCACGATTCATTATTTGCCGATGCCAGTACCCGCCTCGAACGGGCGATGAAATACGTTTCCATTTCCGAAGACGCCCTCGAATATTTAAAATATCCGAAAGCCAGTTTGAGTGTTTCCATCCCCGTTCGCATGGATAACGGCAGCCTCAAAATTTTTCCCGGCTATCGCGTCCGCTACGACGACACGCGCGGTCCGGGAAAAGGAGGCATCCGCTACCATCCCAACGTCACCCTCGACGAAGTGACCTCCCTCGCCTTTTGGATGACCTTTAAATGCGCCGTCCTCAACCTGCCCTTTGGGGGCGCCAAAGGCGGCGTCGCCGTCAACCCGAAAAGTCTCTCCAAACTCGAACTCGAACGCCTCAGTCGCGGCTACATCGACGCCATTGCCGATTTTATCGGCCCCGATGTCGATATCCCGGCCCCCGACGTCTACACCAACCCCACAATTATGGGTTGGATGATGGACCAATACAACATCATCCGTCGCAGTCTCAATCCCGCCGCCATCACCGGAAAACCCGTCACCCTCGGCGGTAGTTTGGGACGCAACACCGCTACGGGAACGGGCGCCTTTTTCGCCATTGAAACCCTCATGCAAAAATTCGATCGCCTCCCCGCCGAGACTACCGTCGCCGTTCAAGGCTTCGGAAATGCGGGTAGTGTCGTCGCCGACCTCCTCTCCAAAGCGGGATATAAAGTGGTCGCCGTCAGCGATTCCAAAGGCGGAATTTACGCCAAGCAAGGACTCGACATCCCCAGCATCCGACAGTACAAAGAATCGAATCGCAGCATTCAAGCGGTTTACTGCGAAGGGACGGTTTGCAATATTGTCGAACATGTGGTGATTACTAACGAAGAACTCTTGGCCCTCGATGTCGATATTCTCATCCCCGCCGCTTTAGAAAATCAAATTACCCAAGAGAATGTCAAAGACATTAAAGCCAAATATATCTTTGAAGTCGCTAACGGTCCGATTAGTTCCGACGCCGATCTCGTCTTAGAAGAACGGGGAATTTACGTGATTCCCGATATTTTAGTCAACGCCGGAGGGGTCACGGTCAGCTATTTTGAATGGGTTCAAAATCGCAACGGTTTGTATTGGTCTCTCAATGAGGTTAACCAACGCTTGAAACAGAAAATTGTTGAAGAAACCGAACGGATTTGGGAAATCTCCCAAGAATTTGCAATTTCGATGCGAACGGCGGCTTACGTCCACGGTTTGAACCGCCTCGGAGAAGCCCTCAGTGCCAAAGGAACCCGGGATTATTACAACTCCCAGCATTAA
- the ilvA gene encoding threonine ammonia-lyase, biosynthetic produces MHSPSTAMYSDYLTRILNARVYDVAQESPLEYAPNLSARLHNQLLLKREDMQSVFSFKLRGAYNKMAQLPPDLLAQGVIAASAGNHAQGVALGASRLGTRAIIVMPVTTPQVKVDAVNARGGEVVLHGETYDDAYAYARQLESEKGMTFIHPFDDPDVIAGQGTIGMEILRQYQKPIHAIFVAIGGGGLIAGVAAYVKRLRPEIKVIGVEPVDADAMHQSLKAGYRVRLPQVGLFADGVAVRSVGKETFRLCQQYIDDIILVGTDDTCAAIKDVFEDTRSIVEPAGALAIAGAKAYVEREQIEGQTLVAIACGANMNFDRLRFVAERAELGERREAIFAVTIPETPGSLRKFGECIGKRNLTEFNYRIADEKEAHIFVGMQIQNRADAAKMVETFQANGFKTIDLTDDELTKLHLRHMVGGRSPLAHNELIYRFEFPERPGALLKFVSSMSRNWNISLFHYRNNGSDYGRIVVGMQVPPEEMEEWQAFLNSLDYRYWDENQNPAYKLFLA; encoded by the coding sequence TTGCACTCGCCCTCAACCGCCATGTACTCTGATTATCTCACCCGAATTCTCAACGCTCGCGTTTACGACGTCGCGCAAGAATCGCCCTTAGAATACGCGCCGAATTTGTCCGCGCGCCTGCACAATCAACTGCTCCTCAAACGGGAAGACATGCAATCGGTGTTTTCCTTTAAATTGCGCGGCGCCTACAACAAAATGGCCCAATTGCCGCCGGATTTGCTCGCTCAAGGGGTGATTGCGGCGTCGGCGGGCAACCACGCCCAAGGGGTAGCCCTCGGCGCCTCGCGCTTGGGAACCCGCGCCATCATTGTCATGCCCGTGACCACGCCCCAGGTGAAGGTCGATGCGGTCAACGCCCGTGGCGGCGAGGTCGTCCTGCACGGCGAGACCTATGACGACGCCTATGCATACGCCCGCCAGCTCGAAAGTGAGAAAGGAATGACCTTCATTCACCCGTTTGACGACCCCGACGTGATCGCCGGACAGGGAACAATTGGTATGGAGATTTTACGCCAGTATCAAAAACCGATTCACGCGATTTTCGTCGCTATTGGCGGTGGGGGCTTGATTGCGGGGGTGGCGGCGTATGTCAAGCGTTTGCGCCCGGAAATTAAGGTGATCGGGGTCGAACCCGTGGATGCGGACGCCATGCACCAATCGCTCAAAGCCGGATATCGCGTGCGTTTGCCGCAAGTCGGGTTATTTGCGGACGGCGTGGCGGTGCGATCGGTCGGCAAAGAAACATTCCGTCTGTGCCAGCAGTATATTGACGATATTATCTTAGTGGGTACGGACGATACTTGTGCGGCGATTAAAGATGTTTTTGAGGATACAAGATCGATTGTAGAACCTGCCGGGGCTTTGGCGATCGCCGGGGCCAAAGCCTATGTGGAACGGGAGCAAATTGAGGGACAAACTTTAGTGGCGATCGCCTGCGGGGCAAATATGAATTTCGATCGCCTCCGGTTTGTCGCCGAACGGGCGGAATTGGGGGAACGTCGCGAGGCAATTTTTGCCGTTACCATTCCCGAAACTCCCGGCAGTTTGCGTAAATTTGGCGAATGTATTGGCAAGCGCAATTTAACTGAATTTAACTATCGCATTGCCGACGAAAAAGAAGCGCATATTTTTGTCGGAATGCAAATTCAAAACCGCGCCGATGCCGCCAAAATGGTAGAAACTTTTCAAGCCAATGGCTTTAAAACCATCGATTTAACCGACGACGAATTGACGAAACTGCACTTGCGTCACATGGTCGGCGGGCGATCGCCCCTCGCCCACAACGAGTTAATTTATCGGTTTGAATTTCCCGAACGTCCCGGGGCTTTATTGAAATTTGTCAGTTCGATGAGCCGCAATTGGAATATTAGTTTATTCCATTATCGCAATAACGGTTCGGACTACGGACGGATTGTGGTAGGAATGCAGGTTCCCCCGGAAGAAATGGAAGAATGGCAGGCGTTTCTGAATTCGTTGGATTATCGCTATTGGGACGAAAATCAAAATCCAGCCTATAAGTTATTTTTGGCGTAA
- a CDS encoding APC family permease — protein sequence MKADSNRSSRLIGPFTAICLVVANTIGTGVFTSLGYQVADIQSYFALLALWAIGGIFAMCGALSYAELGSVMPRSGGEYTFLSQIYHPAIGFLSGWISVTVGFAAPIAAAAIALADYLSQVFPIPNETLVAAIVAILISTIHTRNLKTGSSFQDWFTVLKVISIVVLIACGFFLAEPQFVNLLPSAGDIQPIFSPPFAVSLVFVTYAYSGWNASVYIANEIDKPEKNLPFSLIVGTAIVMVLYLLLNFIFLYSTPLQALAGKTQVGAIAAEYIFGDFGGKLMSLLISFGLISSISSMIWAGPRVTQAIGEDIPFFQPLAKKNASGIPDLAIWIQLSLILVLLITSTFEALVTYLGFTLTLSSLMTVAGVFVHRYKYPQISRPYQTWGYPITPLIFVGVGLWVLIFTLMGKPVESLAGLFTIFLGLPIYFFAARKKLVSSSDLRSSKQSISKNYDET from the coding sequence ATGAAGGCAGATTCCAATCGAAGTTCTCGCCTCATCGGCCCGTTCACGGCGATTTGTCTGGTGGTCGCCAATACCATCGGAACGGGGGTTTTTACCAGCTTGGGTTACCAAGTGGCCGACATTCAATCCTATTTCGCCTTATTGGCGTTATGGGCGATCGGAGGGATTTTTGCCATGTGCGGCGCCCTGTCTTATGCAGAGTTAGGCTCCGTCATGCCCCGGTCGGGAGGTGAATATACATTCCTTTCGCAGATCTATCACCCCGCGATCGGCTTTCTCTCGGGCTGGATTTCAGTAACGGTGGGCTTCGCAGCGCCGATCGCCGCCGCCGCGATCGCCCTCGCCGACTATCTCTCACAAGTATTCCCGATTCCGAACGAAACCCTAGTGGCGGCGATCGTCGCCATTCTCATTTCGACAATTCACACCCGCAATTTGAAAACGGGGAGCTCGTTTCAAGATTGGTTTACGGTCTTGAAAGTGATTTCGATTGTGGTGTTGATTGCCTGTGGCTTTTTCCTCGCCGAACCGCAGTTCGTGAATTTATTGCCTTCTGCTGGCGACATTCAGCCGATTTTTAGCCCTCCGTTTGCGGTTTCTTTGGTGTTTGTCACCTATGCTTATTCTGGATGGAATGCATCGGTTTATATTGCCAATGAAATTGATAAGCCGGAGAAAAATTTACCGTTTTCTCTAATTGTGGGAACGGCGATCGTCATGGTGCTGTACTTGCTGTTGAATTTTATTTTTCTCTACAGTACCCCCTTACAAGCGCTGGCTGGAAAAACTCAAGTCGGCGCGATCGCTGCCGAATATATTTTCGGCGACTTTGGCGGTAAATTAATGAGTTTGCTCATTTCTTTCGGTCTCATTTCTTCGATTAGTTCGATGATTTGGGCCGGACCGCGAGTCACGCAAGCGATTGGCGAAGATATTCCCTTCTTCCAACCCCTCGCCAAGAAAAATGCCAGTGGCATTCCTGATTTAGCTATCTGGATTCAACTTTCACTGATTTTGGTGCTTCTGATTACTTCAACCTTTGAAGCTTTAGTAACTTATCTCGGATTTACCCTAACTCTGTCTTCATTAATGACTGTTGCAGGGGTGTTCGTTCACCGATACAAGTATCCGCAAATTTCCCGTCCTTATCAAACGTGGGGATATCCGATTACGCCACTAATTTTTGTCGGGGTTGGCTTGTGGGTTCTCATCTTTACGTTGATGGGAAAACCTGTAGAGTCTTTAGCCGGACTGTTTACTATTTTCCTGGGACTGCCGATTTACTTTTTTGCGGCGAGGAAAAAATTAGTCTCTTCCAGTGATTTGCGATCGTCGAAACAATCAATCAGTAAAAATTACGATGAAACCTAA
- a CDS encoding B12-binding domain-containing radical SAM protein, which yields MRALLIYPLFPPTFWSYNKILELVDRQVLLPPLGLITVAAILPQTWEFKLVDRNVREVTQAEWDWADLVILSAMIVQQEDLTAQIREAKQRGKLVAVGGPYPTSVPEDSERAGADFLILDEGEITLPMFVEAIEKGATSGIFRTSEKPDVTQTPIPRYDLLELDAYDSMSVQFSRGCPFQCEFCDIIVLYGRKPRTKTPTQLLEELAYLYNLGWRRGIFMVDDNFIGNKRNVKLLLKELKIWQANHQYPFRFNTEASVDLAADPELMELMVQCNFDAVFLGIETPDEESLQLTKKFQNTRDSLTETVGKIIEAGLRPMAGFIIGFDGEKKGASDRIVQFVEDAAIPTAMFGMLQALPNTALWQRLEKEGRLRIHGKQDINQSTLMNFEPTRPMEDIAREYIEAFWELYEPETFLDRTYRCFLKLGAPQCKAPFKLPSWVDIRALAIVIWRQGVKRKTRWKFWHHLFGIFRHNPAVWEHYLTVCAHNEHFLEYRQIVRDEIQNQLALFQEQEARTEMAIG from the coding sequence ATGCGCGCCTTACTCATCTATCCTCTCTTTCCCCCTACTTTTTGGTCTTATAACAAAATTTTAGAACTCGTCGATCGCCAAGTTTTATTACCCCCTTTAGGTTTAATTACTGTAGCCGCAATATTGCCGCAAACTTGGGAATTTAAGCTCGTAGACCGTAACGTTCGTGAGGTCACTCAAGCCGAATGGGATTGGGCGGATCTTGTGATTCTCTCGGCGATGATCGTCCAACAAGAAGACTTAACTGCGCAAATTCGAGAAGCCAAACAACGGGGAAAATTAGTTGCCGTCGGCGGACCTTATCCTACATCCGTTCCCGAAGATTCCGAACGCGCTGGCGCTGATTTTTTAATTTTAGATGAAGGGGAAATTACCTTACCGATGTTTGTGGAGGCGATCGAAAAAGGAGCGACAAGCGGTATTTTTCGCACCTCAGAAAAACCTGACGTTACTCAAACTCCCATTCCCCGTTACGACCTCTTAGAATTGGACGCTTACGATTCCATGTCCGTTCAATTCTCCCGAGGGTGTCCGTTCCAGTGCGAATTCTGCGATATTATCGTCCTTTACGGTCGTAAACCGCGCACCAAAACTCCCACTCAACTCCTCGAAGAATTAGCATATTTATATAACTTGGGTTGGCGACGCGGCATTTTTATGGTCGATGATAACTTTATCGGCAACAAACGTAATGTTAAGTTATTGCTCAAAGAATTAAAAATTTGGCAAGCCAACCATCAATATCCTTTTCGATTTAATACAGAAGCTTCTGTAGACCTTGCTGCCGATCCGGAATTGATGGAACTGATGGTTCAGTGTAACTTTGACGCCGTCTTTTTGGGAATTGAAACCCCCGACGAAGAAAGTTTACAATTAACTAAAAAGTTCCAAAATACTCGCGATTCTTTAACGGAAACTGTCGGTAAAATTATTGAAGCAGGTTTGCGTCCGATGGCGGGATTTATTATTGGATTTGACGGTGAGAAAAAAGGGGCGAGCGATCGCATCGTGCAGTTTGTCGAAGATGCAGCCATCCCCACTGCCATGTTTGGGATGTTGCAAGCCTTACCAAATACGGCGTTGTGGCAACGATTAGAAAAAGAAGGACGATTGCGTATCCATGGCAAACAAGATATCAATCAAAGCACGTTAATGAATTTCGAGCCGACCCGTCCGATGGAAGATATTGCCCGAGAATATATTGAGGCATTTTGGGAATTATACGAACCTGAAACGTTTCTCGATCGCACCTATCGTTGTTTTCTTAAACTCGGCGCACCGCAATGCAAAGCCCCGTTTAAACTGCCCAGTTGGGTCGATATCCGAGCATTAGCTATTGTGATTTGGCGACAAGGTGTTAAACGCAAAACGCGCTGGAAATTTTGGCATCATTTATTTGGCATTTTTCGCCACAATCCCGCCGTTTGGGAGCATTATCTAACGGTTTGCGCGCACAACGAGCATTTTCTCGAATATCGTCAAATTGTCCGCGATGAAATTCAAAACCAACTGGCGCTGTTCCAAGAACAAGAAGCTCGTACAGAGATGGCCATCGGTTAA
- a CDS encoding DUF262 domain-containing protein: protein MAETYYFINDLIQDIQRGRIRIPSFQRGFVWEQNRVSYFIDSIYRGFPFGSILLWRTKNPLRTERNLGPYKLLNSDLEYPIDYVLDGQQRITSIFGIFQNTLSPEENQETNWTNLFFEIESEDTVPFKYLEDSENYDTNKFFPLKYVFNSSKYRKATRSLDEDLAEKIDGLVDRFQKARIPIERFENEEKKYVATVFERINRQKIDLNTFDLLSVWNWSEEFDLQEQFKELSEELESFGFKDIGSDLLLKCCSAAIMSSVNPEAFLDLPGDTVRQEFEKIKNGIFNAIDFLKVNFNIFSIKLLPMENILVVLTCFFASSSKEYPLSSEQCTILIRWFWRSCFSQRYSRGGVKVADTDLQEVEKLKNGNPSELGNFSVTIEPTYFLNTRFYMSSIATRTFILLLAQNEPLNMISSSKITLTDVLSKGNKNEFHHIFPKAYLERKRCDKKDINCLANFCMLSRSDNNTIKDSPPSDYCQNKMSKDVGEREKILESNFCSITEMLNDDFNTFLKKRAELLCNKAIELCQ from the coding sequence ATGGCTGAAACTTACTATTTTATTAACGACTTAATTCAAGATATCCAACGTGGAAGAATCAGAATTCCTTCTTTTCAAAGAGGATTTGTTTGGGAGCAAAATAGAGTATCTTACTTTATAGATAGTATTTATAGGGGTTTTCCTTTTGGTTCTATATTACTTTGGAGAACTAAGAATCCATTACGTACAGAAAGGAATTTAGGGCCATACAAATTACTAAATAGCGATCTAGAGTATCCAATAGATTATGTTTTAGATGGTCAACAGAGAATTACGTCCATTTTCGGTATTTTTCAAAATACACTCTCTCCTGAAGAAAATCAAGAAACCAACTGGACAAATTTATTTTTTGAGATAGAAAGTGAAGATACTGTTCCCTTTAAGTATTTGGAGGATTCCGAAAACTACGATACAAATAAATTCTTTCCCTTAAAATATGTTTTTAATAGTTCCAAGTATAGGAAAGCTACTCGAAGTCTAGATGAAGATCTAGCTGAAAAAATAGATGGTTTAGTTGATAGATTTCAGAAAGCTAGAATACCAATTGAACGATTTGAAAATGAAGAAAAAAAGTATGTGGCAACAGTTTTTGAAAGAATTAATAGACAAAAAATAGATTTAAATACCTTTGATTTATTGTCTGTCTGGAACTGGAGTGAAGAATTTGATTTACAAGAACAGTTTAAAGAGCTTTCTGAAGAATTAGAATCATTTGGATTTAAAGATATAGGTTCGGATTTACTCTTAAAATGCTGTTCTGCTGCTATTATGAGCAGTGTAAATCCAGAAGCTTTCCTCGATTTGCCAGGAGATACAGTAAGACAGGAGTTTGAGAAAATCAAGAATGGAATTTTTAATGCTATTGATTTTTTAAAGGTCAACTTTAATATTTTTTCTATTAAGCTTTTACCAATGGAAAATATTTTAGTTGTTCTTACATGCTTTTTTGCCTCTTCAAGCAAAGAATATCCTCTCTCTAGTGAACAATGTACAATTCTAATTAGGTGGTTTTGGCGTTCTTGTTTTTCTCAAAGATATTCTAGAGGAGGAGTAAAAGTAGCTGATACCGATTTACAAGAAGTAGAAAAACTTAAAAATGGCAACCCAAGTGAACTTGGTAACTTTTCAGTAACAATAGAACCAACTTATTTTTTAAATACCAGGTTTTACATGTCCTCAATTGCCACAAGAACTTTCATTTTGTTGTTAGCACAAAATGAACCATTAAATATGATTTCAAGTAGTAAGATTACTCTCACTGATGTACTTTCTAAAGGCAATAAAAACGAATTTCACCACATTTTTCCTAAAGCATATTTAGAAAGGAAACGTTGCGATAAAAAAGATATTAATTGTCTGGCAAACTTTTGTATGCTTTCTCGAAGTGATAATAATACCATAAAAGACAGCCCACCAAGTGATTACTGCCAGAACAAAATGTCCAAAGATGTAGGAGAACGAGAAAAAATACTAGAAAGCAATTTTTGTTCTATAACGGAAATGTTAAATGATGATTTCAATACTTTTTTAAAGAAAAGAGCTGAGTTACTTTGCAACAAAGCAATAGAACTATGTCAGTGA
- a CDS encoding PadR family transcriptional regulator: protein MANRKADDPLNLTLTEEAILNALMFRERYGLEIMNAIAQASHGDRTIGFSSLYPTLRKLEKRGFVTSRWGDERPDETTGARRRYYKITGSGIRAIEKKQAFLKTLQDLNPAF from the coding sequence ATGGCGAACCGGAAAGCAGACGACCCCCTCAATCTGACCTTGACCGAAGAAGCGATCCTCAATGCACTGATGTTTCGCGAACGCTACGGTTTGGAGATTATGAACGCGATCGCCCAAGCGAGTCACGGCGATCGCACGATCGGTTTTAGTTCCCTTTACCCGACCTTACGCAAACTCGAAAAACGCGGTTTCGTGACCTCCCGATGGGGGGACGAACGACCCGACGAAACCACGGGCGCCCGCAGGCGTTACTACAAAATCACGGGTTCCGGGATCCGGGCGATCGAGAAAAAACAAGCGTTTCTCAAAACGTTACAAGACTTAAACCCCGCATTTTGA
- a CDS encoding Npun_R2821/Npun_R2822 family protein, translating to MTRGIYITANDRAIEQTIALLKSIRLHDRETAIVLIPYDDNYRQLYAAIGEKYGVTVYEDLDFIKRLSENLQSIFGENFFARPNQFRKQACWFGPFDEFLYIDTDIVVFEKIVDNLDYLQEYDFIYCDYQFVGGIKNVFTNQVFEDNVFTQEEVKDIFNGGFWGSKKNLISEQDLYDSFNECARHPEYFDFSQKTSDQPIVNYMMLKRIPRRFNIVRRPGGAPGSWAGSAKFKIEDNIPIDPDVKQPLQYLHWAGIRIEPGCPYWEIWEHYRYLNEPKPERSPEPPSPPNLLQQIIGKIKRKFD from the coding sequence ATGACCCGTGGCATTTATATTACCGCCAACGATCGCGCGATCGAGCAGACGATCGCCCTCCTCAAAAGTATTCGATTGCACGATCGCGAAACCGCGATCGTTCTGATTCCTTACGATGACAATTATCGGCAACTATACGCGGCGATCGGCGAAAAATATGGCGTTACTGTTTACGAAGATCTCGACTTTATCAAACGTTTATCTGAGAATTTACAATCCATTTTTGGAGAGAACTTTTTTGCTCGTCCCAATCAATTTCGCAAGCAGGCGTGCTGGTTCGGACCTTTCGATGAATTTCTTTATATCGACACGGATATCGTCGTTTTTGAAAAAATTGTTGATAATTTAGACTATTTACAAGAATACGATTTTATTTATTGCGATTACCAATTTGTCGGCGGCATCAAAAACGTCTTTACAAATCAAGTTTTTGAAGATAATGTCTTTACTCAAGAAGAGGTTAAAGATATTTTCAATGGCGGCTTTTGGGGATCGAAGAAAAACTTAATTTCCGAGCAAGATTTATACGATAGTTTTAATGAATGCGCCCGCCATCCAGAATATTTTGACTTTTCTCAAAAAACCTCCGACCAACCGATCGTTAATTACATGATGCTCAAGCGGATTCCCCGGCGGTTTAATATTGTCCGCCGTCCCGGTGGGGCGCCGGGAAGTTGGGCGGGCAGTGCTAAATTTAAAATAGAAGACAATATCCCGATCGATCCGGATGTAAAACAGCCTTTACAATACCTCCATTGGGCGGGAATTCGCATCGAACCGGGTTGTCCTTATTGGGAAATTTGGGAACATTATCGCTATCTGAACGAACCGAAGCCGGAGCGATCGCCGGAACCCCCAAGTCCCCCCAATCTGTTGCAACAAATTATTGGTAAAATAAAAAGAAAGTTTGATTAG
- a CDS encoding DUF2283 domain-containing protein, with translation MKRIRYSKDVDVLLIELSEDPIAYAEEERSVILL, from the coding sequence ATGAAAAGAATTAGATATAGTAAAGATGTAGATGTTTTACTCATCGAACTGTCAGAAGATCCGATCGCCTATGCAGAAGAGGAAAGATCGGTCATTCTCCTTTAA
- a CDS encoding Npun_R2821/Npun_R2822 family protein: MTDGIYILANDIVFDQAIALLNSIEVNAGQDFPVCIIPYDDRLDRLRQELRSRPNVELFEDKTILNHWEEFATKIWRSHPDAIPIWKQKGIAGNNGIYRLGMHRRFCGFDGIFDRFIYLDADILILDKLQPFFDGLDEFDAVVYDYQYKDLAHVFRSTPKLEALFPGDRLQNIFCAGLYCSKKGLFDEAKQEELLSHLKAGEAEVLYPNAPDQTIINYMMMRSGLSVCNFTRHWPPGRATGCCVTSPHFEQRDNLVYDCGVRLTYLHYIGLSSGIFEQLCRGENIDFPYRETFLHYRYLHEPEKRPQFHGKPKPYNPPPSLTARFLRKLKLKK; this comes from the coding sequence ATGACTGACGGTATTTATATCCTGGCGAATGATATCGTTTTTGACCAGGCGATCGCCTTACTTAACAGTATTGAAGTGAACGCCGGACAAGATTTTCCCGTTTGTATTATTCCTTACGACGATCGCCTCGACCGCCTCCGCCAGGAGTTGCGATCGCGCCCGAATGTCGAACTGTTTGAAGATAAAACAATTCTCAATCATTGGGAGGAATTTGCAACGAAAATTTGGCGGTCTCATCCGGATGCGATTCCCATTTGGAAACAAAAAGGAATCGCCGGAAACAATGGGATTTATCGCTTGGGAATGCACCGCCGATTTTGTGGATTTGACGGAATTTTCGATCGCTTTATTTATTTAGATGCCGATATTCTCATTCTCGATAAATTACAGCCCTTTTTTGACGGACTGGATGAATTCGATGCAGTGGTTTACGACTATCAATATAAAGATTTAGCCCATGTTTTCCGTTCCACCCCAAAACTAGAAGCGCTGTTTCCGGGCGATCGTCTTCAAAATATCTTTTGTGCGGGCTTGTACTGCTCGAAAAAAGGATTATTTGACGAAGCTAAACAAGAAGAGTTACTGTCGCACCTGAAAGCAGGAGAAGCGGAAGTTTTATATCCGAATGCACCGGATCAAACGATTATTAATTACATGATGATGCGATCGGGCTTATCTGTTTGCAATTTTACCCGACATTGGCCCCCCGGTCGCGCGACGGGATGCTGCGTCACTTCGCCCCATTTTGAACAACGAGACAATTTAGTTTACGATTGTGGCGTTCGCCTGACTTACTTGCATTATATTGGCTTATCTTCTGGGATTTTTGAGCAACTTTGTCGCGGTGAAAATATTGATTTTCCTTATCGGGAAACCTTTTTACACTACCGTTATTTACACGAACCGGAAAAGCGACCGCAGTTTCATGGAAAACCCAAACCTTACAATCCACCGCCAAGTTTGACGGCGCGTTTTCTTAGAAAATTGAAATTAAAAAAGTGA